In Zhaonella formicivorans, one DNA window encodes the following:
- the trxB gene encoding thioredoxin-disulfide reductase → MSEVFDIVVVGGGPAGLAAGIYGSRARLKTVILEKARPGGQAATTQEMENYPGFSRGTTGPGLMKAMAEHAKSFGTEILKEEVVDLELEGEIKVVKTKSGKEYLAKTVILAPGAEPRSLNIKGERALRGKGVSYCATCDADFFEDLDVVVVGNGDAAIEEAMYLTKFANKVTIIVIHDEGILDCNKVSAEKAFANPKIEWVWSSVLEEIKGDGIVESVVIKNIKTGELTEMETNGVFFFVGTVPKTGFLRGKVELDEKGYIITNEQMETSVPGVYAVGDARVKYLRQVITAAADGAVAAVAAEKYLAEEEGFKEQVLNADKPVMVAFWAPQNEASIAAVGLLEQTAAELGDSVKLVKIDTYRNQRVAKRYGVTSIPAVVFFEGGQAVAKLCGDFSAEEVKKQIAAGK, encoded by the coding sequence ATGTCAGAGGTATTTGATATTGTAGTGGTGGGCGGTGGTCCTGCCGGCCTTGCCGCAGGCATCTACGGTTCCAGGGCACGGCTGAAGACTGTTATATTGGAAAAAGCCAGACCTGGAGGTCAGGCGGCAACAACACAGGAGATGGAGAATTATCCCGGCTTTTCCAGGGGCACAACCGGCCCCGGCTTAATGAAAGCAATGGCCGAACATGCAAAAAGTTTCGGTACCGAAATCCTCAAAGAAGAAGTCGTTGATTTGGAGCTTGAAGGAGAAATTAAGGTTGTTAAAACAAAGAGCGGTAAAGAATACCTGGCCAAAACAGTAATCCTGGCTCCCGGCGCCGAACCGAGAAGCTTAAATATCAAAGGGGAGCGGGCTTTAAGAGGTAAGGGCGTTTCCTACTGCGCCACCTGTGACGCCGATTTCTTTGAAGACCTGGATGTGGTAGTGGTCGGCAACGGCGATGCCGCTATCGAAGAAGCAATGTATCTCACCAAGTTTGCCAACAAGGTTACCATCATCGTAATCCATGACGAAGGCATCCTGGACTGCAATAAGGTGAGCGCCGAGAAAGCTTTTGCCAACCCGAAAATTGAATGGGTCTGGAGCTCTGTGTTGGAGGAAATCAAAGGAGACGGCATTGTTGAGTCTGTAGTAATCAAAAACATCAAAACCGGAGAACTGACGGAAATGGAAACCAACGGAGTCTTCTTCTTCGTAGGCACCGTTCCCAAAACCGGATTCCTCCGGGGCAAAGTAGAACTTGACGAAAAAGGGTATATTATCACTAATGAGCAGATGGAAACGTCAGTACCCGGCGTCTATGCTGTAGGAGATGCCAGAGTCAAATACTTGAGGCAGGTCATCACAGCTGCAGCCGACGGCGCTGTAGCCGCCGTAGCAGCCGAGAAGTACCTGGCCGAAGAAGAAGGCTTCAAGGAACAGGTATTAAACGCTGACAAGCCGGTGATGGTAGCGTTCTGGGCGCCCCAAAACGAGGCCAGCATTGCAGCCGTAGGGTTGCTGGAACAGACTGCCGCCGAATTGGGAGACAGCGTTAAGCTGGTTAAGATAGATACCTACAGAAACCAAAGGGTTGCCAAGCGTTATGGTGTAACCTCCATTCCTGCAGTAGTATTCTTCGAGGGTGGCCAAGCGGTTGCTAAACTCTGCGGTGACTTTAGCGCCGAAGAAGTAAAAAAACAAATTGCAGCCGGCAAATAA
- a CDS encoding glycine/sarcosine/betaine reductase component B subunit — MRLEIGNIFIKDVQFGPKTEVKDGVLFVNKEELVKVTGDDDRIASVEVFLAKPGEETRIIPVKDVIEPRVKVAGNGGMFPGVISKVETVGEGRTHVLKGAAVVTTGRIVGFQEGIIDMSGPGAEYTPFSKTYNVVVKVDPVEGLHQHEHEAVVRLAGLRAGAYLGEAGKSVEPDEIKVYETKPLLEQVKEYPDLPKVAYVYMLQTQGLLHDTYVYGVDAKRIIPTLIYPTEVMDGAIISGNCVSACDKNPTYVHQNSPVIHDLYERHGKDFNFIGVVITNENVTLADKERSSNMTAKLVEFIGADAVIISEEGFGNPDADLVMNCAKIEKKGIKTVLITDEYAGQDGASQSLADSTPLGDAVVTAGNANEVITLPPMKTVIGYPEVADVIAGGTAGSLKPDGSITAEIQVITGATNELGFGYLTAKGF, encoded by the coding sequence TTGCGTCTCGAAATTGGCAACATTTTTATTAAAGACGTACAGTTTGGTCCCAAAACTGAAGTAAAAGATGGAGTTCTTTTTGTAAACAAAGAAGAACTGGTCAAAGTAACCGGCGATGACGACCGCATCGCTTCGGTGGAAGTATTTTTAGCAAAACCTGGTGAAGAAACAAGGATTATCCCTGTAAAAGATGTTATTGAACCCAGGGTGAAAGTGGCAGGCAACGGCGGCATGTTTCCCGGCGTTATCAGCAAGGTGGAGACCGTCGGTGAAGGGCGCACCCATGTTTTAAAAGGTGCAGCGGTAGTTACCACCGGAAGAATTGTTGGCTTCCAGGAAGGCATTATTGATATGTCCGGCCCGGGCGCCGAATACACTCCATTCTCCAAAACCTATAACGTAGTTGTCAAGGTTGATCCTGTTGAGGGCTTACACCAGCACGAACATGAAGCTGTAGTGAGACTGGCGGGCCTGAGAGCAGGGGCTTACCTTGGCGAAGCGGGCAAGAGCGTGGAACCTGATGAAATTAAGGTATACGAGACCAAGCCCTTGCTGGAGCAAGTCAAGGAGTATCCTGACTTACCGAAGGTTGCTTACGTATACATGCTGCAAACCCAGGGCTTACTCCATGACACCTACGTATACGGAGTAGATGCCAAGAGAATTATCCCGACTTTAATTTACCCGACAGAAGTTATGGACGGGGCAATCATCAGCGGTAACTGTGTTTCCGCCTGCGATAAAAACCCCACTTATGTACACCAGAACAGCCCTGTTATCCACGACCTCTATGAGCGCCATGGCAAAGACTTCAACTTCATTGGCGTGGTAATTACCAATGAAAACGTTACCTTGGCGGACAAAGAGCGTTCCTCCAACATGACTGCCAAGCTGGTGGAATTTATCGGTGCCGATGCTGTAATCATTTCCGAAGAAGGTTTCGGTAACCCTGATGCCGACTTGGTAATGAACTGCGCTAAAATCGAGAAAAAAGGCATTAAGACTGTACTTATTACTGACGAGTATGCCGGTCAGGACGGTGCTTCCCAGTCCCTGGCAGATTCCACACCGCTAGGTGACGCAGTAGTTACTGCCGGAAACGCTAACGAAGTGATTACTCTTCCCCCGATGAAAACTGTAATCGGGTATCCGGAAGTTGCTGACGTCATTGCCGGTGGTACTGCCGGAAGCTTAAAGCCCGACGGCAGCATTACCGCTGAAATTCAGGTAATAACCGGAGCTACAAACGAGCTCGGTTTTGGTTATCTCACAGCAAAAGGATTCTAA
- a CDS encoding sigma-54 interaction domain-containing protein, with amino-acid sequence MGCTEQDKLQGLAAYFTFDTFFPPKNVALNKFSSSSDGLHRICEELIESYKKKNTEQLLNALLSREILIEILKSIQEGVQVVDNQGIIRYVNNAFLKMLGLKEHERIGKSVFEVSPDGSLATVLKTGQPVNNLRNRPKGTSVELISSAAPIQICGQMIGAIAITQDIQDIINLTEQLRKSKVMVESLSEKIGYLSKATYTFEDLIGSSVAMQNVIDMAKIAAQSDITVLIQGETGTGKEVIAHAIHNSSARAKRPFISVNCSAIPQNLLESEFFGHEKGSFTGAYKRKLGKFELANGGTLFLDEIGEMDLVLQAKILRAIQEKEIQRVGGETKIPLDVRIIAATNRNLRTMVAEGSFRQDLFYRLNVWNIMIPPLRERKADLEILAEFLLRKLSRKLGRKDNIALSKKALDIMYKYDWPGNVRELENVLERAVLHSKGKSIIEDNDLKFLSIEGISVIDQSLNIIMPLEEAEKLIIKNAIAQYGSSYESKKKIANALGISLATLYNKLQKYKLSKEVSW; translated from the coding sequence ATGGGATGTACCGAACAAGACAAATTGCAAGGATTAGCTGCATATTTCACCTTTGACACTTTTTTCCCTCCCAAAAATGTTGCACTTAACAAATTTTCTTCCAGCTCAGACGGTCTGCATAGAATATGTGAGGAACTTATAGAGAGTTATAAGAAAAAAAACACTGAACAGTTATTAAATGCTTTATTAAGCAGGGAAATTCTAATAGAAATTTTAAAATCTATTCAAGAAGGTGTTCAAGTAGTTGATAATCAAGGGATCATAAGATATGTAAATAATGCGTTTTTAAAAATGCTAGGTCTGAAAGAGCATGAAAGAATTGGTAAAAGCGTTTTTGAGGTATCACCGGATGGAAGCCTAGCCACCGTATTAAAAACCGGTCAACCAGTAAACAATTTACGAAACCGGCCCAAAGGTACTTCGGTGGAGCTAATTTCAAGTGCTGCACCAATCCAAATTTGTGGACAAATGATAGGAGCAATAGCTATTACTCAAGATATCCAGGATATAATTAATTTAACAGAGCAATTAAGAAAAAGTAAGGTAATGGTAGAAAGCCTTTCAGAAAAAATCGGTTATTTAAGTAAGGCAACGTATACTTTTGAGGATTTGATCGGCTCAAGTGTTGCTATGCAGAATGTAATAGACATGGCTAAAATTGCAGCTCAAAGCGATATAACAGTTCTGATTCAAGGGGAAACAGGTACTGGGAAAGAAGTCATTGCGCATGCTATTCATAACTCAAGTGCGCGTGCCAAAAGACCATTTATTAGTGTCAATTGCTCAGCAATTCCTCAAAATCTTCTGGAAAGTGAGTTTTTTGGTCATGAAAAGGGATCGTTTACAGGCGCATATAAAAGAAAGTTAGGCAAATTTGAATTAGCTAACGGAGGAACTCTTTTTCTGGACGAGATCGGTGAAATGGACTTAGTTTTGCAGGCTAAAATATTACGAGCTATTCAAGAAAAGGAAATTCAACGGGTTGGCGGTGAAACTAAAATACCGCTTGATGTTCGAATTATCGCTGCTACTAATAGAAATCTTAGAACAATGGTGGCGGAAGGTTCATTCAGACAGGATTTATTTTACAGGTTGAATGTGTGGAATATAATGATTCCTCCACTTAGGGAGCGTAAAGCGGATCTTGAAATTTTGGCGGAATTCCTATTAAGAAAATTATCTAGAAAATTAGGAAGAAAAGATAATATAGCTTTGAGTAAAAAAGCACTTGATATAATGTACAAATATGATTGGCCTGGTAATGTACGTGAATTGGAAAATGTTCTCGAAAGAGCTGTACTGCATTCCAAAGGAAAATCTATAATTGAAGATAATGATTTAAAATTTCTTAGCATTGAAGGAATTTCCGTAATCGACCAATCGCTCAATATCATTATGCCACTGGAAGAAGCAGAAAAGTTAATAATTAAAAATGCAATTGCACAGTATGGGTCAAGCTATGAAAGTAAAAAGAAAATTGCTAATGCATTGGGGATATCTTTGGCTACATTATATAATAAACTTCAAAAGTATAAATTATCTAAGGAGGTTTCCTGGTAA
- the plsY gene encoding glycerol-3-phosphate 1-O-acyltransferase PlsY — MRIVGTLFLAYLLGSIPFALIAGKAVSGKDIRNYGSGNLGGTNAFRVLGWKAGLAVIGADILKGALATYIGLWGGNEVLGMLAGLAAALGHCYPLFAGFRGGKGVATGAGVFLVLAPKVIILSALVFGITLAVFRYVSLASIAGAITVAVLTWAFQMHIILIIASWCLVAFVIYRHRSNIQRLFKGTENRVGVRKKH; from the coding sequence GTGCGAATTGTTGGAACACTATTCTTGGCCTATTTGCTTGGTTCTATTCCCTTTGCATTGATTGCGGGGAAGGCAGTAAGCGGAAAAGATATCAGAAATTATGGCAGCGGCAACTTGGGTGGGACAAACGCGTTTCGGGTTCTAGGCTGGAAGGCGGGCCTGGCCGTAATCGGGGCTGATATTTTGAAAGGAGCCTTGGCAACCTATATCGGTCTCTGGGGTGGTAATGAGGTTTTGGGTATGCTGGCCGGATTGGCAGCCGCCCTGGGGCATTGTTACCCGCTTTTTGCCGGATTTAGAGGGGGCAAAGGAGTGGCTACCGGAGCAGGCGTCTTTTTGGTGCTTGCACCCAAAGTTATAATCTTGAGCGCTTTAGTGTTTGGGATTACGCTGGCAGTTTTCAGGTATGTTTCCTTAGCTTCTATAGCCGGAGCCATTACTGTGGCTGTGCTTACCTGGGCTTTCCAGATGCACATTATCTTGATAATTGCCTCCTGGTGCCTGGTGGCTTTTGTAATTTACCGGCATCGCTCCAATATTCAGCGTCTCTTTAAGGGTACGGAGAACAGGGTAGGTGTACGGAAAAAGCACTAA
- the grdB gene encoding glycine reductase complex selenoprotein B: MSKYKIVHYINQFYAGIGGEEKADVKPEVREGVVGPGMALQQALGAEAEIVATVICGDTYFNENIEAASAEVIEMIKKYSPDLVIAGPAFNAGRYGVACGAVAKAVSENLGIPVVSGMYPENPGVDMYKKYAYIIETANSAVGMKKAIGPMAALALKVVKGEEIGDPVAEGYIPRGIRKNFFAKERGSKRAVEMLVKKIKGEEFKTEYPMPVFDRVAPAAAIKDIKKAKIALVSSGGPVPKGNPDHIESSSASKYGKYSLVGINDFTPENGETAHGGYDPVYANEDLDRVLPIDVLREMEQAGEIGSIHEYWYATVGNGTSVANAKKFAAEIAKDLHAHNVDAVILTSTUGTCTRCGATMVKEIESTGLPVVHMCTVVPISLTVGANRIVPTVAIPHPLGNPALSREDEKELRRKLVRKALDALQTEVDGQTVFDK; the protein is encoded by the coding sequence GTGAGTAAATACAAAATTGTACACTATATCAACCAGTTTTACGCTGGAATAGGTGGCGAAGAAAAGGCTGATGTCAAGCCGGAAGTCCGCGAAGGCGTAGTTGGTCCTGGAATGGCCCTGCAGCAAGCTCTGGGCGCTGAAGCGGAGATTGTGGCTACTGTAATCTGCGGTGACACCTATTTCAACGAAAACATTGAAGCTGCAAGCGCCGAAGTAATTGAAATGATTAAGAAATACAGCCCAGATTTGGTTATCGCCGGTCCCGCATTTAATGCCGGGCGTTACGGCGTGGCCTGCGGTGCTGTAGCCAAAGCTGTCAGCGAAAACTTAGGGATCCCTGTAGTCTCCGGTATGTACCCGGAAAACCCGGGTGTGGATATGTACAAGAAATATGCCTACATCATTGAGACTGCCAATTCGGCTGTAGGCATGAAAAAGGCAATTGGCCCCATGGCTGCTTTGGCTTTGAAAGTTGTTAAAGGCGAAGAAATCGGTGATCCAGTCGCAGAAGGTTATATTCCTCGCGGTATTCGCAAAAATTTCTTTGCCAAGGAAAGAGGTTCGAAAAGAGCAGTTGAAATGCTCGTTAAGAAGATAAAAGGCGAGGAATTCAAGACCGAATATCCTATGCCTGTATTCGACAGGGTAGCTCCTGCCGCGGCCATTAAGGATATTAAGAAGGCTAAGATTGCCCTTGTTTCCTCAGGTGGCCCGGTACCCAAAGGCAACCCTGATCACATTGAATCTTCCAGTGCCTCCAAGTACGGCAAGTACAGCCTGGTAGGCATCAATGATTTCACTCCCGAAAACGGCGAAACTGCCCACGGTGGTTACGACCCTGTATATGCTAACGAAGACCTGGACAGGGTACTGCCCATCGACGTTTTGCGGGAAATGGAGCAGGCAGGTGAAATTGGTTCCATCCATGAATACTGGTATGCAACAGTTGGTAACGGTACTTCTGTTGCTAACGCCAAAAAGTTTGCTGCGGAAATTGCCAAAGACCTGCATGCCCATAACGTTGATGCAGTAATTCTGACCTCCACCTGAGGAACCTGTACTCGTTGCGGTGCAACGATGGTAAAAGAAATTGAAAGTACAGGCCTACCTGTGGTGCACATGTGCACAGTAGTTCCCATCTCCCTCACTGTTGGTGCCAACAGGATTGTGCCTACAGTGGCCATTCCTCACCCGCTTGGTAACCCGGCTTTGAGCAGGGAAGATGAGAAGGAACTGCGCAGAAAGCTGGTCAGAAAAGCATTAGATGCTTTACAAACAGAAGTAGACGGTCAAACAGTATTTGACAAGTAA
- the trxA gene encoding thioredoxin TrxA, protein MNIVDKENFEAEVLQAEGLVMVDFWSPKCEPCQALMPEVEALAAKYEGKAKFCKLDSAANKRLAISQKVLGLPTIAFYKGGEKVAEFSKDFTMEEVENKLKELL, encoded by the coding sequence TTGAACATTGTTGACAAGGAGAACTTCGAAGCAGAAGTATTGCAAGCCGAAGGGCTGGTGATGGTTGATTTCTGGAGCCCAAAATGTGAGCCCTGCCAGGCCCTGATGCCGGAAGTTGAGGCTTTGGCCGCCAAATACGAAGGCAAAGCCAAGTTCTGTAAGCTCGACTCCGCTGCAAACAAGAGACTAGCGATTAGTCAAAAGGTTTTAGGTCTTCCAACCATAGCTTTCTATAAAGGTGGAGAAAAAGTAGCCGAATTCAGTAAAGACTTCACTATGGAAGAAGTGGAAAACAAGTTGAAAGAGCTTCTTTAA
- a CDS encoding GrdX family protein yields the protein MEKVFILSNNPMVWRDFPGTNKLEGTLRDVLLQARNFIHQGHRLINHPLAGSVKPNETPYKSLVISCDKGPLDYDSLRLIESAIEVTDKLPELKRKWGEQVVQDFQFIDLTLLRTAIEQLPLDMHV from the coding sequence GTGGAAAAAGTTTTTATCTTGAGCAACAACCCAATGGTTTGGCGGGATTTCCCGGGGACTAATAAGCTTGAAGGTACTTTGCGGGACGTATTGCTACAAGCAAGAAATTTTATCCACCAGGGGCACAGGCTGATTAATCACCCACTGGCGGGCAGCGTTAAGCCAAACGAAACCCCTTACAAGTCATTGGTAATAAGTTGTGATAAGGGTCCTTTGGACTATGATTCTCTACGTTTAATTGAGTCGGCAATTGAAGTTACCGACAAGTTACCAGAATTAAAGAGGAAATGGGGGGAACAGGTAGTTCAAGATTTTCAGTTTATTGACTTGACCCTGCTTAGAACAGCTATTGAACAACTGCCCCTTGACATGCATGTGTAA
- the grdC gene encoding glycine/sarcosine/betaine reductase complex component C subunit beta, whose product MNYPVVRGASYALIQAPDMVIHQGTTQTSERRKNPDSEHLQKLPGALRSFEEAVKYAPNQVYIGNMLPEELNNIPRPWYQNPVNNGGRDGKYGEIMPEDEFYGLMKAVDAFDLVLLEEGFQAGVKAKLSAHPVLGDLKDLAKLDKNPAQAKDLEKLVADHLAEPMYLGGKLVGCVKKAHEFDQALTEHVMFENLVSKASAVFALKLLLAKTDLKAEDIDYIIECSEEACGDMNQRGGGNFAKSIGEVCGCVNATGSDTRGFCAGPAHALVEAAALAQAGVYKNIVVVAGGASAKLGMNSKDHVKKEMPVLEDMLGAFAVHISENDGVSPVIRTDMVGRHKIGSGASPQAVMQAIVTDPLDKAGIKLSEIDRFSVEMQNPEITEPAGAGDVPKANYKMIAALGVKRGEFDRADLEKVVNEFGMPGFAPTQGHIPSGVPYIGFARDLILEGKIKRAMIIGKGSLFLGRLTNLFDGVSFIMEKNSGKVESGFDKEEVRKMIAEAMRSFANTLKAE is encoded by the coding sequence ATGAACTATCCCGTTGTGAGAGGGGCCAGCTATGCACTTATTCAAGCACCCGATATGGTGATCCACCAGGGGACCACCCAGACCAGCGAACGGCGCAAGAACCCGGACTCAGAGCATCTGCAGAAACTGCCCGGGGCCTTAAGGAGCTTTGAAGAAGCAGTGAAATATGCCCCAAACCAAGTCTACATCGGCAACATGCTGCCTGAAGAACTGAATAACATCCCCCGGCCCTGGTACCAAAACCCGGTAAATAATGGGGGCAGGGACGGCAAATACGGGGAAATCATGCCGGAAGACGAATTCTACGGCTTAATGAAAGCAGTAGACGCTTTCGACCTGGTGCTATTGGAAGAAGGGTTCCAGGCGGGAGTAAAAGCAAAACTCTCCGCCCATCCTGTCTTAGGAGACTTAAAAGACTTAGCCAAATTAGATAAGAACCCAGCCCAAGCTAAAGATTTGGAGAAACTGGTAGCCGACCACCTGGCAGAACCCATGTACTTGGGGGGGAAACTGGTGGGCTGCGTGAAAAAAGCCCATGAGTTCGACCAGGCCTTAACCGAGCATGTAATGTTTGAAAACCTGGTCAGCAAAGCATCGGCTGTATTTGCCTTAAAACTGTTATTAGCAAAGACGGATTTAAAAGCCGAAGACATAGACTACATCATCGAATGCTCCGAAGAAGCCTGCGGCGACATGAACCAAAGGGGCGGCGGCAACTTTGCCAAGTCCATCGGCGAAGTGTGCGGCTGCGTTAACGCCACCGGCTCCGACACCCGCGGTTTCTGCGCAGGACCTGCCCACGCCCTGGTGGAAGCAGCAGCATTAGCCCAGGCCGGAGTATACAAGAACATAGTAGTAGTGGCCGGTGGAGCCTCTGCCAAGCTTGGCATGAACTCCAAAGACCATGTAAAAAAAGAAATGCCGGTATTAGAAGACATGCTGGGCGCCTTTGCCGTACACATCAGTGAAAACGACGGCGTAAGCCCCGTAATCCGCACCGACATGGTAGGGCGCCATAAGATCGGTTCCGGCGCCTCACCCCAGGCAGTAATGCAGGCCATCGTAACCGACCCCTTGGACAAAGCAGGAATAAAACTATCTGAAATCGACCGGTTCTCCGTAGAAATGCAGAACCCCGAAATTACAGAACCGGCAGGAGCCGGGGACGTGCCCAAAGCCAACTACAAAATGATAGCTGCGTTGGGAGTAAAAAGAGGGGAATTTGACCGGGCCGACCTGGAAAAAGTGGTTAATGAGTTCGGCATGCCAGGCTTTGCACCGACCCAGGGCCATATTCCTTCAGGAGTACCCTACATCGGCTTTGCCCGGGACCTGATCCTGGAAGGCAAAATCAAAAGAGCCATGATCATCGGCAAAGGCAGCCTTTTCTTGGGAAGACTCACCAACCTCTTTGACGGAGTATCCTTCATCATGGAGAAGAACTCCGGCAAAGTGGAAAGCGGGTTCGATAAAGAAGAAGTCAGGAAGATGATTGCCGAAGCGATGCGGAGCTTTGCCAATACCTTGAAAGCAGAATAA
- the grdD gene encoding glycine/sarcosine/betaine reductase complex component C subunit alpha, translated as MRNTISEIFEEMANALETGTFGRKVRVGLTILGSEHGPKELVYGAELAQGQNPDLEVVVIGSGVKTRLELVQAQDEKEAHAIMDKMLSEGSLDAAVTMHYSFPIGVSTVGRVITPGKGKEMFLATTTGTSATERVTAMLKNTLYGIAAAKACGKANPTVGILNIEGARQVERALKKLQENGYPINFTESARSDGGVVMRGNDLLLGVPDIMVTDSLTGNVLMKMFSAYTSGGNYEALGYGYGPGVGENYDRIICILSRASGAPVVAGAIRYAGDAAKGKLLEKANAEFAAAKKAGWESIISSFECPANAVKKAEAGGAVTPPPEKPVTAEIPGIEILQLEDAVQVLWKNNIYATSGMGCTGPIVMVAPEDKEKAVELLKEAGYL; from the coding sequence ATGCGTAACACCATCAGCGAGATATTCGAAGAAATGGCCAATGCCCTGGAGACAGGGACCTTCGGAAGAAAAGTGAGGGTAGGCTTAACCATCCTGGGCAGCGAGCACGGTCCCAAAGAACTTGTCTACGGCGCCGAACTGGCCCAGGGACAAAACCCCGACCTGGAAGTGGTGGTCATCGGCAGCGGCGTCAAGACCCGTTTAGAGCTGGTACAAGCCCAGGATGAAAAAGAAGCCCACGCCATAATGGATAAAATGCTCAGCGAAGGCAGTTTAGATGCCGCAGTAACAATGCACTACAGCTTCCCCATCGGAGTATCCACCGTAGGCAGAGTAATCACACCCGGCAAAGGCAAAGAAATGTTTTTAGCCACCACCACCGGCACCTCAGCTACAGAACGGGTAACAGCCATGCTGAAGAACACCCTCTACGGCATAGCTGCCGCCAAAGCCTGCGGCAAGGCCAACCCAACCGTTGGCATTTTAAATATCGAGGGCGCCCGGCAGGTGGAAAGGGCCCTAAAAAAACTACAGGAAAACGGGTACCCCATCAACTTTACCGAGTCGGCCAGAAGCGACGGCGGCGTAGTGATGCGAGGGAACGACCTGCTATTGGGAGTGCCCGATATAATGGTTACCGACAGCCTGACCGGAAACGTGCTGATGAAGATGTTCTCCGCCTATACCAGCGGAGGCAACTACGAAGCACTGGGCTACGGCTACGGACCGGGAGTAGGGGAAAACTACGACCGGATTATCTGCATCCTGTCCCGGGCTTCGGGGGCACCCGTAGTAGCCGGAGCAATCCGCTATGCGGGTGATGCAGCCAAAGGAAAACTCCTGGAGAAAGCAAACGCGGAATTTGCCGCAGCAAAAAAAGCAGGCTGGGAGAGCATCATCAGCTCCTTTGAGTGCCCGGCAAATGCCGTCAAGAAAGCAGAAGCCGGCGGCGCAGTAACTCCTCCGCCGGAGAAACCGGTTACCGCCGAGATCCCGGGGATAGAGATCCTGCAGCTGGAAGATGCGGTGCAGGTGCTGTGGAAGAACAACATCTACGCCACCAGCGGCATGGGCTGCACCGGGCCAATCGTCATGGTTGCTCCCGAGGACAAGGAGAAGGCTGTTGAGCTTTTGAAAGAGGCAGGGTATTTGTAG
- the grdA gene encoding glycine/sarcosine/betaine reductase complex selenoprotein A, with product MSILAGKKVAILGDRDGVPGPAIEECVKSAGAEVVFSTTECFVUTAAGAMDLENQARIKELAEKYGKEDLIVVLGGAEAEAAGLAAETVSQGDPTFAGPLAGVSLGLKAYHIFELKDEVDAQVYEDQVSMMEMVLDVDAIIKEVSTYRG from the coding sequence ATGAGCATACTTGCAGGCAAAAAAGTTGCCATTCTCGGTGACCGTGACGGCGTGCCCGGTCCGGCTATCGAAGAGTGCGTCAAGTCTGCCGGCGCTGAAGTAGTGTTCTCGACTACAGAATGCTTTGTCTGAACTGCCGCCGGCGCAATGGACCTGGAAAATCAGGCTCGCATTAAAGAACTTGCGGAGAAATACGGTAAAGAGGATTTAATCGTTGTTTTAGGGGGAGCAGAAGCTGAAGCTGCTGGTCTCGCCGCCGAAACCGTATCCCAAGGCGATCCCACTTTTGCCGGTCCATTAGCAGGAGTCTCGTTGGGACTCAAAGCTTACCATATTTTTGAATTAAAAGATGAGGTTGACGCCCAAGTCTACGAAGATCAAGTCAGCATGATGGAAATGGTGCTGGATGTTGATGCCATCATCAAAGAAGTAAGCACCTATCGTGGATAA
- a CDS encoding GrdX family protein, with the protein MLVRCITNNPMVIAMNLPFIEPFTGNNLELFEAVRIEVLKGYKLLTHPLTGSIGPDINPYKSVILSSKRQTTDKESLEIIEKTIIYTADLMSNHPKPQWDDKSLEDFQLIDLDFIKNFVSA; encoded by the coding sequence ATGCTGGTTAGGTGTATAACAAATAACCCGATGGTAATTGCTATGAATTTACCTTTTATTGAGCCTTTTACCGGAAATAATTTGGAACTGTTTGAAGCAGTCAGGATTGAAGTTTTGAAAGGCTACAAGTTGTTAACTCACCCCCTAACGGGTAGCATAGGTCCGGATATAAACCCCTATAAAAGTGTAATTCTTTCATCAAAGCGACAAACTACAGATAAAGAAAGCTTAGAAATTATAGAGAAAACAATTATATACACAGCTGACTTGATGTCCAACCATCCAAAACCTCAATGGGATGATAAATCTTTAGAAGATTTTCAGTTAATCGATCTAGATTTTATAAAAAATTTTGTTTCCGCCTAA